tttctcaagctacagccttcaaatttgaagcacatgcatagttttgtgtaccgaaatgaactttgactttcaaattgatctagtgacctactttcacatttctcaagctatagctttcaaatttgcaccacatgcatggaccacatgcacagttttgtgtaccgatattaactttgaccttgattttgacctagtgacatatttgTGCTTTCCTCATAGCGCATTCATGTTTTGTCCAGTCTCTTTGATATCTAGTATGTAAGTATCTTGTATGGAGCCTAAATTACCAACTGGTGTTAGAGGTCACTGGATCCAAGGACTGTGATGACTTGGATTCTGacatagttacctacttttaggattttgagctagtcttgaaaatgactcaatggtgggcgccaaaatcactctgtgatctcttgttgtatAGCGCATTCGGAAATAATCAAATCAATTTGATTTTCAGGAGGAACTGTTGATATAACAGCGAGCGAAGTTCAGCAAGATGGAGCATTAAAAGAACTGTATCACCCGAGTGGCGGACCTTGGGGTGGAACTTTGGTGGATCGTGAAATGTACTGCTTCTTTGAAGAAATTTTCGGGAACGATGTTTTGAAAAGGTTCAAATTAGAAACGAAGTTAGATTACCTTGAAATGGCTGTGACACTAGAAGCGAAGAAGCGACAATGTAACACAAAGAAGGCATCAACTGACGTACGAATAACACTACCGAATTCAATATACACCTTGTATAAGAAAATGAAAGGTGTGAAACTAGAAAGTGAATTAAGCAAGAGTGGGTCTGCAAAATCAGTCAAAATGACAAAAGATAAACTTCGTGTTGAAAATAATGAGTTTGTAAAGATGTTTGAAAATCCAAAACATTTGTTATTGGAACACCTAAATGAACTGTTGGATAAGCCTGAACTGAAAAAAGTGTCAACATTAATGATGGTCGGTGGGTTTTCAGAGTCGCCTATCATGCAGAGAGCAGTTATGGAAGCATTTCcaaataaacatgtcataataCCACAAGATGCAGGAACAGTTGTAATGAAAGGTAAGTTAATTTTCTTTTCGTGCCCTCCCCAATC
This window of the Mercenaria mercenaria strain notata chromosome 5, MADL_Memer_1, whole genome shotgun sequence genome carries:
- the LOC123559226 gene encoding heat shock 70 kDa protein 12A-like is translated as MDIMNSGKIFRAVYANIWTDENGKLQTTKAPTTVLFDRDGNFYSFGYEAEKTYADLADDDEHHGWMYFKHFKMNLHGNTACIPSDQFSFALEPEAAIYCKQYEASRCEETDGTATIKTFAPGSQFLVLDLVGGTVDITASEVQQDGALKELYHPSGGPWGGTLVDREMYCFFEEIFGNDVLKRFKLETKLDYLEMAVTLEAKKRQCNTKKASTDVRITLPNSIYTLYKKMKGVKLESELSKSGSAKSVKMTKDKLRVENNEFVKMFENPKHLLLEHLNELLDKPELKKVSTLMMVGGFSESPIMQRAVMEAFPNKHVIIPQDAGTVVMKGAVMFGFKKEVIHSRKLPFSYGKYDLNVFHNSKHTILKCV